The following proteins are encoded in a genomic region of Veillonellaceae bacterium:
- a CDS encoding DUF3298 and DUF4163 domain-containing protein, whose protein sequence is MKKSIILTAIILITLVNIALAQQNTNLFVVDHKYQKGSFDIIYPYFKGMNNTAAQDKINKELKIMIDKFIADNNNDTTSEAIVKYKVHHLSPEMISFTVTRYTYTGGAHGASFREGYTYDLNSGERYEFSDLFEFDSSARANINEQITEQIKERGIPIFEPFQGINDRPFFYIADNGQPIIFFQQYEVGPYSVGILEFAVMAKKVN, encoded by the coding sequence ATGAAAAAATCAATTATACTCACAGCTATTATTTTAATAACTTTAGTGAATATCGCTCTGGCACAGCAAAACACCAATCTATTTGTTGTAGACCATAAATATCAAAAAGGTTCTTTTGATATCATTTATCCTTATTTCAAAGGCATGAATAATACGGCCGCTCAGGACAAGATCAATAAGGAACTTAAAATAATGATTGATAAATTTATTGCAGACAATAACAACGATACGACCAGCGAAGCTATCGTAAAATATAAAGTGCATCACCTTTCACCGGAGATGATAAGCTTTACCGTTACAAGATATACCTATACCGGTGGCGCTCATGGCGCTTCCTTTAGGGAAGGTTATACATATGACTTAAATTCAGGTGAACGGTATGAATTTAGTGATCTGTTCGAATTTGACAGTTCTGCCAGGGCTAATATTAATGAACAGATTACTGAACAAATTAAAGAGCGAGGCATTCCCATCTTCGAACCTTTTCAAGGGATTAACGACAGACCGTTTTTTTACATCGCGGATAATGGTCAGCCAATCATATTCTTTCAACAATATGAAGTTGGCCCTTATTCAGTAGGTATACTAGAGTTCGCTGTTATGGCCAAAAAGGTTAATTAA
- a CDS encoding autotransporter outer membrane beta-barrel domain-containing protein: MVKQIKKNKSRSWQKQLAVVIALVNGFNNAAPIALPLATIDVTAPVARRGEIERELANSFNRGGQLLDRLFFSTAYAEVINDGVTKNVELENSPADGDIINKGGTQNVNASGSATNTVVNGGIQNVNNGGSATSTTINSGHQLVSSGGSATGTIINGGFQNVNGGTVSGTIISSGIQNVHSGTAKDTTISGGTQFVYRSAEDTLIHSGGNQTVRFHNGSGGIATNTTIQSGGIQQVSSGATATNTIISAGGQQNVYLGGTANNLNVYGTQTVYGTTSGSMIMDGGKQTVHSGGTATNGSIQSGGTQTVSSGATAVSATINNEGWQYVYNGGSAAGTTIHGGGTQELSGSATGTTISGGKQDVSGGSAISTIIHAGGEQNVRLGGKAIHTTISGGRQDINIGGTATSSTINNFGDQKVYGGGTATDTTINDGQQEVFSGGTATDTTINSGGQQIVSTGGIANNTTINGFIDSAGDIYSYGLQELYGTASATTINSGGQQVVNGGSASSSMINSGGEQIVYNSGTATGTTINGGEQNVNAGGSTTGTTINGGEQNVNADGSTTGTTINSGGKQNVYNSGSATNTTVHNGGWQTVRSGAIVTDTTINGGSVILINDGATLAGSTILNQGSIQAGLDNDLSYTIEDLTVTGGKIILSNVTPESINKTADRRLTIDKLTGAANFIIATDLAKGKADHITIASGGSVQHTLQIAYDPLYESDDTIDGVSVPFAAVPGSGIGFSAVATDYGAYRYTPTLAASPDGTVWSITGLDLSDSGLPEPSETCYTASDAATGSLMIWRQENNSLIRRMGELRNNPGESGDWVQVYKGEQEIANIGTRSTTQRYTAIQGGHDSKVDFWGRTWRAGYVVGYLDSDLSLAHGSGDATSLSIGGYAAWLGESGHFLDLIIKQGRLKTSYDSYLNDPDNTKVSGSYRNWGTSFSAEYGWRKQLAGNWYLEPQAELTLGRIGSDSYTASDGTTVRHNSLNSVIGRLGLAAGRTTDSGNFYAKASLVREFNANSRVTMASGGHAPVTLEQNLKENWLELAVGVTGALSEKTDGYLEVSRTTGDKVKTPWQVNLGTRWNF, translated from the coding sequence ATGGTAAAACAAATCAAGAAGAACAAAAGCCGCAGCTGGCAAAAGCAGCTTGCGGTTGTTATCGCTCTGGTCAACGGCTTCAATAATGCCGCGCCAATCGCTCTCCCCCTGGCCACTATCGATGTCACCGCCCCCGTCGCCAGGCGAGGCGAAATTGAGCGGGAATTGGCCAATAGCTTCAACCGCGGCGGTCAACTATTAGATCGCTTGTTTTTTAGCACCGCTTATGCAGAGGTAATAAATGATGGAGTTACAAAAAATGTCGAACTTGAGAACAGCCCCGCCGACGGAGACATCATCAACAAGGGCGGCACGCAGAATGTGAACGCCAGTGGCAGCGCGACCAACACCGTTGTTAACGGTGGCATACAGAATGTGAATAACGGTGGCAGTGCCACCAGTACTACTATCAACAGCGGTCACCAGTTGGTGAGCTCCGGCGGCAGCGCGACCGGCACCATTATTAACGGTGGATTTCAAAACGTGAACGGCGGCACCGTCAGTGGCACCATAATCAGCAGTGGCATTCAGAATGTGCATAGCGGCACAGCGAAAGATACTACTATTAGCGGCGGCACACAGTTTGTGTATCGTAGTGCCGAAGACACCCTTATCCACAGTGGCGGTAATCAAACAGTGCGTTTCCATAACGGATCCGGCGGCATCGCTACCAATACAACTATTCAAAGCGGCGGCATCCAGCAAGTATCTAGCGGCGCTACTGCCACCAATACCATTATCAGTGCTGGCGGTCAGCAGAATGTGTATTTGGGCGGCACTGCCAATAACCTCAATGTTTACGGCACGCAGACTGTATACGGCACTACCAGCGGCAGCATGATTATGGACGGCGGTAAGCAGACTGTGCACTCCGGCGGTACCGCCACTAACGGCAGCATTCAAAGCGGCGGCACGCAGACTGTCTCTAGTGGCGCTACCGCGGTAAGTGCCACTATCAACAACGAAGGCTGGCAGTATGTATACAATGGCGGCAGCGCTGCTGGCACTACCATCCACGGCGGCGGTACGCAGGAGTTGTCCGGCAGTGCCACCGGCACCACGATCAGCGGCGGCAAGCAAGACGTGTCCGGCGGCAGTGCTATTAGCACGATTATTCATGCAGGAGGAGAACAAAATGTACGCCTCGGCGGCAAGGCTATTCACACTACCATCAGCGGCGGAAGGCAGGACATAAACATTGGCGGTACTGCCACTAGCAGCACGATCAACAACTTCGGCGATCAGAAGGTATACGGTGGTGGTACTGCCACTGATACCACGATCAACGACGGCCAACAGGAGGTGTTCTCTGGCGGTACTGCTACCGACACCACGATTAACAGCGGCGGCCAGCAGATTGTGTCTACAGGCGGCATCGCTAATAACACTACCATAAATGGATTTATTGACTCCGCTGGCGACATCTATAGTTACGGCTTACAGGAGTTATACGGCACAGCCAGTGCGACCACCATCAACAGCGGTGGTCAGCAGGTTGTGAATGGCGGCAGCGCCAGCAGCTCCATGATAAACAGCGGCGGGGAGCAGATTGTATACAATAGCGGCACTGCCACTGGCACCACAATCAACGGTGGCGAGCAAAATGTGAATGCAGGCGGCAGCACTACTGGCACCACAATCAACGGTGGCGAGCAAAATGTGAATGCGGATGGCAGCACCACTGGCACCACGATCAACAGCGGTGGGAAGCAGAATGTGTACAACAGCGGTAGTGCCACGAACACTACCGTCCATAATGGCGGCTGGCAAACTGTGCGATCAGGCGCCATTGTCACAGATACCACTATCAACGGCGGCTCTGTCATCCTCATCAATGACGGAGCTACTCTAGCTGGCAGCACTATCCTGAATCAGGGAAGTATTCAAGCAGGATTGGACAACGACTTATCCTATACTATCGAGGATCTGACGGTAACCGGCGGCAAAATTATTTTAAGTAACGTTACCCCAGAAAGTATCAACAAGACTGCGGACCGCAGACTTACCATTGATAAACTTACCGGCGCAGCTAATTTTATCATTGCCACCGACCTGGCGAAGGGCAAAGCCGACCACATCACCATTGCCAGCGGCGGTTCGGTGCAGCACACTCTGCAGATTGCCTATGATCCCTTATACGAAAGCGACGATACGATTGACGGCGTTTCTGTGCCCTTTGCCGCAGTACCTGGCAGCGGTATCGGCTTTAGCGCAGTCGCCACCGACTACGGAGCTTACCGTTACACGCCGACCCTGGCAGCCAGTCCGGACGGCACTGTCTGGTCAATTACCGGTCTTGATTTATCTGATTCCGGGTTGCCTGAACCCAGTGAGACCTGCTACACCGCCTCTGATGCTGCAACCGGCAGCCTAATGATTTGGCGGCAGGAGAATAACAGCCTGATCCGGCGCATGGGCGAGCTGCGAAACAACCCTGGAGAAAGCGGAGACTGGGTGCAGGTCTACAAAGGTGAGCAGGAAATCGCCAATATCGGTACCCGCAGCACCACCCAGCGCTATACCGCCATCCAGGGTGGTCATGATAGCAAGGTCGATTTCTGGGGCCGCACTTGGCGTGCCGGCTACGTCGTCGGCTATCTTGACTCAGACCTTAGTTTGGCACATGGCAGCGGCGATGCGACCAGCCTGAGCATTGGCGGTTATGCCGCCTGGCTAGGTGAAAGCGGACATTTCCTTGACCTCATCATCAAACAAGGGCGTCTGAAAACCAGCTATGATAGTTACCTAAATGATCCGGACAATACCAAAGTGAGCGGCAGCTACCGCAACTGGGGCACCAGCTTCTCAGCCGAATACGGCTGGCGTAAACAGCTTGCCGGTAATTGGTACCTGGAACCGCAGGCCGAGCTAACCCTGGGTCGAATTGGTTCAGACTCTTATACAGCTAGTGACGGCACTACAGTCCGCCACAACAGCTTAAACAGCGTCATCGGCCGTCTGGGACTAGCTGCAGGCCGTACAACTGACAGTGGTAACTTCTATGCAAAGGCCTCGTTGGTTAGAGAGTTTAATGCTAACTCGCGTGTCACTATGGCGTCAGGCGGTCATGCACCGGTGACGCTAGAACAGAACCTGAAAGAAAATTGGCTGGAACTGGCAGTCGGCGTCACCGGTGCATTGAGCGAAAAGACCGATGGCTATTTGGAAGTCAGCCGTACTACCGGCGACAAGGTGAAAACTCCTTGGCAAGTTAACTTGGGTACCAGGTGGAACTTCTAA
- a CDS encoding autotransporter strand-loop-strand O-heptosyltransferase has translation MSTKKPYVSFDAGPLTCKTDIDGLEFDFNYGARIKVPAGNWRVKIIDRDCCVTLYDAKADNVIATSTKKYYVNFGLEIYLDEQLVLRHDLALAGKKVLIKFPVGTIGDIIAWFPYAQVFKYKHNCEVYCAMAPELADLFSPAYPELHFIGPDERPPELYASYYMGIFFPCDDRMHQPVDWRIVGLQKTIPYILGLDPVEIRPCILPQNPERLIAEPYVCIAAQATSQAKYWNNGSGWMNVVKYLKEKGYRVLCIDKESCHGSGSRWNTIPYGAEDFTGSLPLIERVDLLFHADFFVGLSSGLSWLAWAVGKPVIIISGFSLPITEFYTPYRAINYHVCNGCWTDSAIEFEHDDFAWCPRHKNTDRQFECTRFINADYVNGIIDRLMLDYNLQPRKERKNSW, from the coding sequence ATGTCGACTAAAAAGCCCTATGTATCTTTTGATGCTGGCCCTCTCACCTGTAAAACTGATATTGATGGCCTAGAATTCGACTTCAACTACGGTGCCCGCATCAAGGTTCCGGCCGGCAATTGGCGTGTCAAAATTATTGACCGCGATTGTTGCGTTACCCTCTATGACGCCAAGGCTGACAATGTCATTGCTACCAGCACCAAAAAATATTACGTCAACTTTGGCCTGGAAATCTATCTTGACGAACAACTCGTGCTTCGCCATGACCTTGCCCTCGCCGGTAAAAAAGTTCTCATTAAATTTCCTGTTGGCACCATTGGTGACATTATTGCTTGGTTTCCCTATGCCCAGGTCTTTAAGTATAAGCATAATTGTGAGGTCTATTGCGCTATGGCGCCCGAACTAGCCGACTTGTTCAGCCCCGCTTACCCAGAATTGCACTTCATCGGCCCGGACGAACGCCCTCCGGAACTTTATGCTTCATATTATATGGGCATTTTCTTCCCTTGTGATGACCGGATGCATCAGCCGGTGGACTGGCGCATCGTGGGTTTACAGAAAACAATTCCCTATATTCTCGGGTTAGACCCAGTGGAAATCCGTCCTTGTATATTGCCGCAAAACCCAGAGCGGCTGATCGCAGAACCCTATGTCTGTATTGCCGCTCAGGCTACCAGTCAGGCCAAGTACTGGAATAACGGATCCGGCTGGATGAATGTGGTCAAATATTTAAAGGAGAAGGGTTACCGTGTGTTATGCATCGACAAGGAAAGCTGCCACGGATCAGGCAGTCGTTGGAACACCATTCCCTATGGAGCTGAGGACTTTACAGGTTCGTTACCCCTCATAGAGCGGGTTGACCTTCTTTTTCACGCTGACTTCTTTGTCGGGCTTTCCAGCGGTTTATCCTGGCTGGCCTGGGCGGTGGGAAAGCCAGTGATTATTATCAGTGGATTCAGCCTGCCTATCACTGAATTCTACACCCCCTACAGAGCTATCAATTATCATGTCTGCAACGGCTGCTGGACAGACAGCGCCATTGAATTCGAGCACGATGATTTTGCCTGGTGCCCACGGCACAAGAACACCGACCGGCAGTTCGAGTGTACCCGATTCATTAATGCCGACTATGTAAACGGTATAATTGACCGGTTAATGCTTGATTATAACCTGCAACCAAGAAAGGAGCGAAAAAATTCATGGTAA
- a CDS encoding OmpA family protein has protein sequence MKRTLLLIVFCALYLVTLPVVWANPDDGASIPYFSRMPNYYVDDNMDRDFDEFHFITSDGIQTIEGKKYQVIYSINDDKTAASPLQITRNYANAVAAMSGIKLFEGENAEGRVGRVATFKVIKGDKELWLDVNAYNDGNAFTVTLIEKEAMYQDITASGLLESLNSAGHVAVYLNFDTARADIKPEHDQIITEIYRLLAANPGLKLTIEGHTDTIGSAEDNKLLSEKRAQAVVKVLVQRGIAPDRLNAVGYGYEKPIADNSTEEGRTKNRRVELVKK, from the coding sequence ATGAAGAGAACATTATTGCTGATTGTATTCTGTGCTCTATATCTAGTTACGTTACCGGTCGTATGGGCAAACCCAGATGATGGGGCAAGTATCCCCTACTTTTCCCGTATGCCTAACTATTATGTCGATGACAATATGGATCGTGATTTTGATGAATTCCACTTTATTACCTCCGATGGAATCCAGACAATAGAAGGGAAAAAATATCAAGTAATCTATTCGATAAATGATGATAAAACTGCGGCCAGTCCTTTGCAGATCACTCGCAATTACGCAAATGCAGTCGCAGCCATGTCTGGCATCAAGCTGTTCGAAGGGGAAAACGCTGAAGGCAGAGTAGGGCGAGTCGCAACATTTAAGGTAATAAAAGGCGATAAGGAGCTTTGGCTTGATGTTAACGCCTACAACGACGGAAATGCATTTACTGTAACCTTGATTGAAAAGGAAGCCATGTATCAAGACATTACAGCAAGCGGTCTCCTGGAATCACTGAATAGCGCCGGACACGTTGCCGTTTATCTTAATTTCGACACGGCAAGAGCAGATATTAAACCAGAACATGATCAGATCATCACAGAAATCTATCGCTTGCTGGCAGCTAACCCTGGTCTTAAACTAACCATTGAGGGACATACTGATACGATTGGTTCAGCAGAGGACAATAAACTGCTGTCTGAAAAGCGCGCACAGGCAGTAGTAAAAGTACTGGTACAGCGCGGCATAGCTCCCGATCGGCTCAATGCAGTCGGATATGGCTATGAAAAGCCTATTGCTGATAATTCGACTGAGGAAGGACGAACTAAAAATCGCCGCGTCGAACTGGTAAAAAAGTAG